One genomic segment of Ignavibacteriota bacterium includes these proteins:
- a CDS encoding D-glycerate dehydrogenase, translating into MKVIITRKISSVAKNLLQENGISVKEFSLNRNMNREELLKYAKDADGIISVLSDKFDKELIDQLPKCKIIANYAVGFNNIDINYAKQKGIVVTNTPNVLTDATAEIAVSLILACSRRIVEAENFVRNRKFKGWEPQLLQGIQLTGKKVGIIGAGRIGQATARRMKSFGCEILYYSKSRKLDFEKELNAKKVSLDKLMKESDVISIHVPLNSETKNLLSKEKLDLLKPTAILVNTARGEIVEEKYLIHLLKNKKIFSAGFDVYENEPNLNKSLFKLKNVVLLPHIGSATFETRNNMAELAAKNIINVLNGKKALTPVC; encoded by the coding sequence ATGAAAGTAATTATCACAAGAAAAATTTCTTCGGTTGCAAAAAATTTATTGCAAGAAAATGGAATTTCCGTAAAAGAATTTTCATTAAATAGAAATATGAATCGAGAAGAATTATTAAAATATGCAAAAGATGCAGATGGAATTATTTCGGTTTTATCGGATAAATTTGATAAAGAATTAATCGATCAGTTACCAAAATGTAAAATTATTGCAAACTACGCCGTGGGCTTCAATAATATTGATATTAATTACGCAAAACAAAAAGGAATTGTTGTTACAAATACGCCAAATGTTTTAACCGATGCAACTGCAGAAATTGCGGTTTCATTAATTCTTGCTTGTTCAAGAAGAATTGTTGAGGCAGAAAATTTTGTGCGAAATAGAAAATTTAAAGGCTGGGAACCTCAGCTTTTACAAGGAATTCAACTTACCGGAAAAAAAGTTGGAATTATCGGTGCGGGAAGAATTGGACAAGCAACTGCAAGACGAATGAAATCTTTCGGATGTGAAATTTTGTATTATTCAAAAAGTAGAAAATTAGATTTTGAGAAAGAATTAAATGCCAAAAAAGTTTCGTTGGATAAATTGATGAAAGAATCCGATGTTATCTCAATCCATGTTCCGTTAAATTCGGAAACCAAAAATCTTCTAAGTAAAGAAAAACTTGATTTGTTAAAACCAACTGCAATCTTGGTCAATACTGCAAGAGGAGAAATTGTTGAAGAGAAATATTTAATTCATTTATTGAAGAATAAAAAAATATTTTCCGCCGGATTTGATGTTTACGAGAACGAACCTAACTTAAATAAATCACTATTCAAACTAAAAAATGTCGTACTTTTACCTCATATCGGAAGCGCAACTTTTGAAACAAGAAACAATATGGCAGAACTTGCCGCAAAAAATATAATAAATGTTCTTAACGGAAAAAAAGCTTTAACACCGGTTTGCTAA